A genomic region of Cannabis sativa cultivar Pink pepper isolate KNU-18-1 chromosome 1, ASM2916894v1, whole genome shotgun sequence contains the following coding sequences:
- the LOC115705068 gene encoding cytokinin dehydrogenase 2 produces the protein MNTFLIVLAFCVVLSTTTTTTAFSFFDDNILNGLILQNDTVTIDLASIDYGHIVKVNPEAVLSPTSLNDIQSLIKAVNDNNSSPTLGSAPKTVAARGQGHSVRGQSTAEKGIVVNMTSLGSLGRRIVVVPNSLLGPYADVGGEQIWINVLVETLKHGLSPISWTDYLGLSVGGTLSNAGISGQAFRVGPQIANVYELDVITGKGDLVTCSRIKEPELFYSVLGGLGQFGIITRARIPLTKAPNKVKWLRLFYTDFSVFSRDQERLISLNGKMREKGGVEYVEGFLLMKQGPLDLSFYSVPDQLRITTLVAQSDVVYVLELAKYYVETPPVDEDLEVLLKGLGFIAGFAFSKDVTYLEFLNRVAADEEKLRKLGLWEVPHPWLNLFIPKSRMSEFNSGVFVNILLQKKVPVGVFIVYPLNRNKWDDKMSGVIPNDEEVFYTVALLHSSTAEEVEAFDGVNNQILEFCRVARIPVKQYLPHYETQPDWINHFGSKWPSFQRSKLTFDPNKILAPGQKIFN, from the exons ATGAACACGTTTTTAATAGTACTCGCTTTCTGTGTTGTACTCTCCaccactactactactactgcgTTTTCATTCTTTGATGATAATATCCTAAACGGGTTAATATTGCAAAACGACACCGTAACCATCGACTTAGCCTCAATAGACTACGGCCACATAGTAAAAGTAAACCCAGAAGCCGTTTTATCCCCAACTTCCCTAAACGACATCCAATCCTTAATAAAAGCCGTAAACGACAACAACTCATCACCCACATTGGGTAGTGCTCCTAAGACTGTAGCCGCCAGAGGGCAAGGGCACTCGGTCCGTGGTCAGTCCACGGCTGAGAAGGGCATTGTGGTAAATATGACATCTTTGGGTAGCCTTGGGAGGAGGATTGTAGTTGTTCCAAACAGTCTTTTGGGTCCGTATGCTGACGTGGGAGGTGAACAGATTTGGATTAATGTTTTGGTTGAAACCCTAAAGCATGGGCTGTCGCCCATCTCGTGGACCGATTATTTGGGTCTAAGCGTTGGCGGAACTCTCTCAAATGCTGGGATTAGTGGCCAGGCTTTCCGAGTTGGTCCTCAAATCGCCAATGTATACGAGTTGGATGTTATTACAG GAAAAGGAGATTTAGTTACTTGCTCCAGAATCAAAGAACCTGAACTATTTTATTCAGTTCTTGGAGGTTTAGGCCAATTTGGAATTATTACCCGGGCAAGAATTCCCCTAACCAAAGCACCAAATAAG GTTAAGTGGTTAAGACTGTTTTACACAGACTTCTCAGTGTTTTCAAGAGACCAAGAGCGTTTAATCTCATTGAATGGAAAAATGAGGGAAAAGGGTGGAGTGGAATATGTAGAAGGTTTTCTTCTAATGAAGCAGGGTCCTTTAGATCTTTCCTTTTATTCAGTGCCTGACCAGTTGAGAATAACAACTCTTGTTGCTCAAAGCGACGTCGTTTACGTACTTGAATTAGCCAAATATTACGTTGAAACGCCCCCTGTTGACGAG GATTTGGAAGTTTTATTGAAAGGATTAGGGTTTATTGCCGGGTTTGCCTTCTCGAAAGATGTTACATACTTAGAATTTCTTAATAGAGTAGCAGCTGACGAGGAAAAGCTTAGAAAGCTAGGGCTTTGGGAAGTTCCTCATCCATGGCTAAACCTTTTTATCCCAAAATCAAGAATGTCAGAATTCAACTCTGGCGTTTTCGTAAACATTCTTCTTCAAAAGAAAGTTCCTGTTGGAGTCTTTATTGTTTACCCATTAAACCGAAACAA GTGGGATGATAAAATGTCGGGTGTGATACCAAATGATGAAGAAGTTTTTTACACCGTAGCTTTACTTCATTCAAGTACGGCTGAGGAGGTTGAGGCTTTTGATGGTGTGAATAACCAAATATTGGAGTTTTGTCGTGTTGCTCGAATTCCTGTTAAGCAATATCTTCCCCATTATGAAACACAACCTGATTGGATCAACCATTTTGGATCAAAATGGCCAAGTTTTCAACGTAGCAAACTCACCTTCGACCCCAACAAAATATTGGCCCCTGGAcagaaaatttttaattaa